GCCTTGGTCTGATCGGTCTTGCCTTCGTTCTCGAGGTCCTTGTTGTCGGTCGCGTTGCCGATGGCCTCCTTGGCCTTGCCGGCCAGTTCTTCGGCGGCATTCTTGGCCTTGTCTGCGATACCCATCTGATTCATCTCCTGTGATTGACCGGCCCGCTGGTGGAGTCGGTGCCTGTGGGCGGTCCCCGAAGCCGAGGGCCGTGGTGCCGTGGCCGCGGTCGGGTCTACTGAACGCGGCCGGCGGTGGGGGTCTTGTCGCCGCGTGCGACCCGTAACTCGACGCGGTGGTAGAGGTCGTCGCGACCGATCACCTGGCCGAGTTCGCTGCTGGCCAATTCGGCGGCAGCTCGTACTGCGTCGAGGTCGGCGCCGGGTTCGAGGGTCGCGGTGAGTTCGGCGACGAGCTGACCGCGGTCGAGCACGACCCGGCCCGAGCCGTCCCGGACGCCGGGGGTCTGAGCCAGCACTTTGCCTGCGGTGGCGGCGGCGGAGTTCGCGTCGGTGGTGAGTCGTCCGGTGTCGTCGCTGCCGGCCAGGCGCAGTTGTCCGGTACCGCGGCGCGGTAGGTGCCGGGCAAGCCAGGTCAGGCCGAGGACGACCAGGAGCACCCCGCCGGCGCCTGTTGCCCACGGCCACCATGACATCTGGGGCAGGTCGGTCAGGCCGGCGATCTCAAGCCGGTTGCCGGCATCAGGGATCTGGTCGTAGCGCCAGCCGAGCGCCGCGGCGCCGGCAGCGATCAGAACGACGGCAATGATCAGCCCGGCGAAGCGGTCGAAGGCGATGAGTCCACGACGCATGTCAGTTCTCCTCGACAGTGACTCGGGTGCGGACCCGGGGATTCGGTGTGACGGTCTGGAGCCGTTGCCCGATCGCGGTGGTCAGGTCGTCTCGGACGCGGGCCACGTCGCCGGTCGCGGTCGCGGTCACCCGCAACCTACGGCCCTTGGCCCTGGTCCCCGCGGCGGTGACCGAATCGACGCCCGCCGCAGTGTTGGTGGCCAGTCGGGCGGCGTCACGGCTGCGGATCCACACACCGGCATCGCCGACGGACAGGTGAGTGGCCTTGCGCGGCTTGACCGCCGCGATCAGGACCCAGACGCCGATCAGCAGCGCGGCGATCCCGGCGGGGATCATCCAGTCGACGGGCTTGAGGACTTCGGCTTTGCCGAGCAGCCACTCGATCCACGGGGCGCCGTTGATGGTGCCGGTGGACACGAGGGTGTCGCGAACGGCGACCGCACCAATCGCGGTGACGGCGAGCGCTGTGACGATGCCGACGGTCGCGGCAGCAGGTGCTGCGGTGGGCTTCTTGGCGGAGGTGCTGCTCATACGACCCTCCTCGGGCTGTTCTTCGCCTGGCTGTCGGTGGTGGGGAGTTCGACCGCGGAAATGTCGACGCTGACGCTGTCGACACCGAGCCCGGTCAGTTCGTTGATCGTGCGGGTGAGTCGGCCGCGGACTTCGGCGGCCAGGTCGGCCAGCGGGTAGCCCCACTCGACCGCGATCTCGACGTCGACGCGGACTCGCTGTCCGGCGAGCTGGACCTTGGCCTTGGGCAGGCCGCGCCCGAAGGTCGCTTCCTGCCGGATCACACCTGGGGCCAGCAGCGCGGTCGCCTCGGCGATCCGCTCGACCGCCCGGGGGCTGATCTCCAAGGTGCCCCTCGCGCCGGGCTCAGCGACGTTCACGATGGCGGAGACGTCGTGGACGGCCGGCGGCGCGAGGGTGGCGGTGTCAGCCACGGCCGCGGCGCGAGATCAGGTCGTCCAAACCCTTGCTGCCTTCGCTGAGGTAGCGACCGGCGGCGAACCCGACGGCGCCCAGGACGAGGGCGAGGAGGAATCCGCCGATACCGCCGGCTGCCGCGGCGATGGCGATCAGCAGGCCGACGAGCAGGCCGATGGTCGAGGTGTTCACGAGGGGACTCCTAGAAAGGGGCCCGGGCTCCGTGCCCGGTGCCGAGGTACAGCAGTCGTGCGGTGGTCGATCAGGCCGTGCTGGGTGACGCGACGTCTTCGACGGTTACGTCAACGGTGAGACGGTCACTGGACGCGCCGCTCGGCAGGCTCGTTGTCGGCGTCGGTGGTGTCGTCGTCCTCGCCTTCGAGGTGGATGTCGGAGACGGCGATGTTGACCTCGGTGACCTCCAGGCCGGTCATCCGCTCGACCGCGCTGATGACGTTGCGGCGCAGCCCGGTGGCCAGGTCGGCGATGCTGACGCCGTACTCGGCGATGATCTGCAGGTCGATCGCGGCCTGTGTTTCGCCGACCTCGACCGAGACGCCCTGCGACAGGTTCGTCTTCGAGCCCGGGATCCGCTCCCGCAGCATGCCTACCGTACGGGCCGCGGTGCCGCCGAGGTCGTAGACGCCGGCGACCTCACGGGTCGCGATCCCGGCGATCTTGGAGACGACCATGTCGGCGATGGTGGTCTTGCCGTGGGAGTCGCTCAGGTTGCTGTCAGCAACAAGGTCCTTGGTGGCCGGGTCGGCCGGCATGAGGGTGGTGTCGGTGGAGGGAGCAGTAGTGGTGTCAGCCATCGGATGGTCCTTCGGGTCGTGGTTCGGATTGGTGTGTTGCTGGTTGGACATCAGCTGGAGCTGGTTCGTCACGGTCGGTCGGTGGACTGACCGGTGTGTCCGTTGTCACGGGCGAGCGGCCCACGGGCCTTGCCGGCGATCGTGGTGCTGGTCTTGCGGAGAACGTTGCTGACCCGGGTCGGTCCGTTGCGGGTCTCGAGTTCGCGGCCGATCCGGCCGAGCAGCCACGAGGCAAGCGGGGCGCCGACGGCCAGGACGAGCCAGAGCTGGAAACGACGCGACAGGAAGGCCCACATGAGTGCGTTCTCCTCAAAGGATGCGAAGCGGTACTTGGACGATCAGTTGCCCTGAAGACAGCACCCGGCGAGCTGATGTCACGGTCGGGTGCCTGTG
The Kribbella italica DNA segment above includes these coding regions:
- a CDS encoding CsbD family protein translates to MGIADKAKNAAEELAGKAKEAIGNATDNKDLENEGKTDQTKADVKNAGENIKDAFKK
- a CDS encoding Asp23/Gls24 family envelope stress response protein, which translates into the protein MADTATLAPPAVHDVSAIVNVAEPGARGTLEISPRAVERIAEATALLAPGVIRQEATFGRGLPKAKVQLAGQRVRVDVEIAVEWGYPLADLAAEVRGRLTRTINELTGLGVDSVSVDISAVELPTTDSQAKNSPRRVV
- a CDS encoding Asp23/Gls24 family envelope stress response protein, translated to MADTTTAPSTDTTLMPADPATKDLVADSNLSDSHGKTTIADMVVSKIAGIATREVAGVYDLGGTAARTVGMLRERIPGSKTNLSQGVSVEVGETQAAIDLQIIAEYGVSIADLATGLRRNVISAVERMTGLEVTEVNIAVSDIHLEGEDDDTTDADNEPAERRVQ
- a CDS encoding DUF6286 domain-containing protein, which produces MSSTSAKKPTAAPAAATVGIVTALAVTAIGAVAVRDTLVSTGTINGAPWIEWLLGKAEVLKPVDWMIPAGIAALLIGVWVLIAAVKPRKATHLSVGDAGVWIRSRDAARLATNTAAGVDSVTAAGTRAKGRRLRVTATATGDVARVRDDLTTAIGQRLQTVTPNPRVRTRVTVEEN